The genomic DNA ACCCTGCGATAATTCCACCAAATACGCTCATTCTTCGCCGTGCCCGTGCTGTGTGGCCGCGCGTGAGTTCAACCATCGGGAAATGGCCCCCTGCTTCCACATCCAGACACCAGAAAGTGCCAAAGCCGGAAAGGCCACCCATTGCGCGAGGCCCATGACGACAGCGGTATTTCCATAAAGTGCCCACCCGATTAAACCAGAGCCAATCAGGTGGAGTGTCCGCAACTGCGGCCTTTGTTTTATCGTTATCATGTTATTCCCTCTTTTGCTTGCTAGGGTATGGACAGTGCGTCTCAAGAAGTGCACGTTGTAAACATAAGCAGGATGTGAGCATTGTCAACATGTCAAAACCCTATCACCATGGCGAATTGCGCAACGCGCTGATTGCAGCTGGCACGGCTGCGCTTGAAGAGACCGGAAACGCCGATATTTCGTTGCGTGAAACTGCGCGGCGTGCCGGTGTCTCCCCCACTGCAACCTACCGGCACTTTGCCTCCAAAGAGACTCTGCTCGCCACCATCGCAGGCAACGGCTTCGTAGATCTTGGACAGCGGTTTGCCGAGGCTGAAGATGGTCTTGCTGGATTTGGCCGTGCCTATATCGGGTTTGCCCGCGACCGCCCTGCCATGTTCCAGCTCATGTTTGGCGGAGCTTATTCGATTGGCACATTAAGCGAGGGTGAGCAGAAGGTCGGGCATAATGCTTACGGCGTCTTGATCGACGCCGTTGCTAAACATGCAGAGCTGCCGCCTGACGACCCGAAGGTTCTCAGACGCGCTGTCCGCGTTTGGTCACTCGTGCATGGCTACGCGATGCTGCTGTTGGACGACCGGTTGCCGGATGCTGCACAATCGGATGCATTTCTAACCGAAATGCTCAGTCAAAATTAAGGCGCAGTAGTTTCAACTGATTTGAATGCTCTCGAAGCGTCTCCTATCCGCTAAATCAGGCTACTAGCTGTTCCATTCCGGATGATCACATTGAGGGCCGAAGCTTTACTTCTGGGCGTTCGCCCGCGACGATCGCTCCTGGAATGGACGGGAACCACCGGGCTTCGCCTTGACCTATGCGCCGGGGCGTGCGGAAAAATACGCACCCGGGTTGTTGCAGGGATTTGGTAGCATCCTGAAAGTACCCTCTCGGTGATGCTGCGCAACACCTGTCAGATAATAAACGGCTATGCAGGGTACAACCGCGTGCTGGACCTGCGGGATAATGCGCCGATCCAATTGGCGTATTACTGGGCGCATGCCCGTCGTAAACTTCATGGACTAAGCAGAAGGGCATCGATCAACTGCTTTGCAATCAACTGTCAGGCAACGGACAGCGGCCCAGAATACATCAGTGGGACCTTGATGACATGGGCCGAAAAACACGGTGTTCGGCTTGAACACATCCAGCCAGGCAAACCTCAGCAGAACGCCTATATCGAGCGATACAATCGCACCGTTCGTGGCGAATGGTTGAGCCAGTACATCTTTGAAACGATCGAGGAGGCCCAAAACCAGGCGACAGAATGGCTCTGGACTTACAACAATGAGAGACCCAACATGGGCATCGGCGGCATAACACCCGCAATGAAACTGAAAACAGCCGAGTGAATTCTACGGCTGAGCCCTATTAAAAATGGGGGAATTACCCACTGTTCTCCATCATTAGTGGAAACAAGGCTTCTGGCTCTGGGGCGGAGTACCGAGTCCCGACCTCAATCCCCCTCGCTTGTTACCACCGTAAAACCCTATTCGATCGCCACCCCGGATACCCGCTGCGAGGCGCTCCCGAACTGCGAACAACCAGTGTGTAGGGCAGGATTTAGAAACGTCTGAAACGTCGCGCTCTGCGCCCCCCGCGACGGCTAGGAAACGCTGGGAAGGACCCGAAGCCAGAACGCCTTGGAAACATTCTAGTTCTCTACTGGAAACAGACAACCGGACAATCGGGGGACGCTTGGCATCCCGTGACACCGCGACACCTTGAGACCGGGACCGGGACCGGGACCGGGACCGCGTGGCACCAGGTCGCGCGCCATTAGACAACCGCAAACATGCGACGCCACCACGACTCAATCGCCACGCGATTGGGTACGGGAGGCATCCGCCCACCCGAGCGTGTGAGATCGCGTTTGGCGCTGACCCTTATTGAACGTAAGGAGATATCGAGGGATATTGTGCGCCTGCAGCGAGGGTCCGCCATGAGTTCAGATCGCGTATTTTCTGCAGTGCAGCGAATGGCCGATTGTACGGCGGGATCAGATTAGTCGGGGGTGTTTTAGATAGACACCAATGTATTCAGGCAGCGGATTGTTATATCTGTTTTGGTGATTGATTAGAAATGAGTGCAGGTCCAATCGTAGCGTTCAGACAATTTCTTAGAAATCTGTGGCGCGCATTCAGCCACCTGACGAAAATAGTTCGTGAACCCGCTTGTATACCTGCACTCGAATTGTTTAAGTCAGTATCACCACAGGGGTGTCGCATAATGCTGCGGCTGAGATTTGGGCGACAAGCCCACGGACCCTCAAAGCTGATCTGGATAATGCCAGCGTAGCAAGGAGGACTGATATGTTTGCAGGCGCACAAATTTCACTTTATCCGATGACCGACGGGTTCGTTGATGTCATTTTGACATCGCTGGTCGCGCTTGATCCTTGGCGAGACCGGTTGCGGATTGAGACCGATGATATTTCGACGCTGATTGTCGGTCCACCCGAGGTTTTGTTTCCCGCATTGCGCGATCTTTACGTGGCTGCCGCCAAATCAGGGCAGCACGTGGTTTTACGCGCCACCCTATCGCGTGGATGTCCGGGAGAGCCGGATGACCCGATCTGCCTGACGAGCGCGCTGGCCAACCCATCCGAGCCGCTGGCGTCACGGCAAGAGGCGTCACTTGCTGCTTTGGCCGCGACCCGTGAATTGGGTCAGGCAGCAGACGCGCAATTTTCGCTGTATGTGATGGGTGAGGGCGATCATATGGCTGAAATCATGGGCTGCATCGACTTTCTAAAGCAAAGCGGAACGTTTGACCGGTCCAAGAATTTCTGCACGCGCCTGACGGGTGATGCGGGGCCCGTGTTCGGGACGCTGCAACAGGCGTTTTGCCAGTTTGGCCCGCCAGATGGACATGTCACAATCGATCTAACGGTGTCCGCCAACAGCCCCTCCAAGCGCTGATCTGATGCAAAATTTCTTACCTCACCCCACGGGCGGAGGTCTGGCACGCGGCATCCCTGCCGTCTTAAGTGTGGCCAGCGCCTTCGTTATTTGGGAAATCTACGTCCGTGTGTCAGGCATTTCCCCTCTGATGCTGCCTGCACCGTCAAGGGTACTGGGACAGATAGTGCTGAACCGCGCGCTTTTGTGGGACAACACCCTGCCCACGATCACGGCCACACTAGCTGGCTTCACTTTGTCGCTCGCGGTGGCTTTTGTGCTGTCGATTGTGCTAGATTTCATGCCATGCGTGCGGCGGGCGCTGTTTCCGATTTTTGTGGTCAGCCAAACCTTGCCACTGGTCGCCATCGCTCCGCTTGTGGTGTTGTGGTTCGGGTTTGATCTTACACCCAAGATTTTACTGGTCGCGCTTGTGACGTTTTTTCCGATGTTGGTGGCACTGGTTGACGGGTATGAATCGACAGACCCCGAAATAGAAGACTTGCTGCGGTCCATGGGGGCGTCGCGCCGTGTTGTGTTTCGAACAGCGCGCCTACCGTCCGCGATGCCTTACTTTTTCGCGGGGTTGCGTATCTCGATAACCTACGCCGTTGTTGCGGCGATCTTTGCTGAATATGTCGGTGCGCGTGCGGGTCTGGGGATCGTGATCCTGAACGCCAAGAATAGCTTTCGCCCTGATCTCGTGCTGGCCGCTGTCGTGATCAGTTCGGCGCTGACGTTGGTATTGTTTGCGATCACGGCCACGCTGCAACGCGTCGTCTTACGCTGGCGAAACGTCGGTGATGGTCGATGAGCATTTTGAACATGCAAGGTGTTGGCGTCACGTTGGGCAACACTGAGGTCCTTGCCGATATTTCCATGTATCTGGCGCAGGGTGAGTTTGTTTCCATTCTTGCCCCATCGGGGGCAGGGAAATCCACGATCTTTCGGCTGCTCACAGGTGCGCTGCGCCATGATCGCGGCACGATCACCTGCGATGATCGCCTGCTTGATCAAAACACGCCGAACTTTGCTTTCATGCCGCAGCGCGACGCCTTAATGCCATGGCGGCGCATCTTGGGTAATCTGACCTTGGGGTTGGAGGTTCAGGGCATGGCGCGCAAAGACGCGCGCGCCCGCGTTGTGCCGTTGCTTTCTGATTTCGGCTTGAAGGGTTTTGAGCAACACTACCCCGCCCAGCTATCGGGTGGCATGCGCCAGCGCGCGGCATTGTTACGTACGATCATCCAAACACGGCCCGTCCAGCTGTTGGATGAACCGTTCGGCGCACTTGATGCGCTGACCCGAACGCAAATGCAGACGTGGTTTGAGGAACGCTGGCGCGCTGCCCGCTGGACCACCCTGCTCGTTACCCACGATGTACGCGAGGCTGTGGCATTGTCCGATCGGATCTATGTTTTGTCGCGCCGCCCGGCCCGTGTGATCGCCGAAGTCGCCGTGCCTGCGGCGCGGCCCCGTCTTGGGCAGCCCGTCCACGCGGATGCCCATGCACTAGAGGCGCATCTGCTCGAAATCCTACTTAACCAAACTGGAGATACACCATGAAACATTTACTTTCTGCCGCCTTCCTCTGCGCAGCGTTGCCTGTCGCGGCCCAGGAGACCGTCAGCGTTGCGCTGGATTGGACGCCAAACACCAATCATGTAGGCTTGTATGTGGCGCAGTCGAAAGGCTGGTTTGACGAGGCCGGATTGGATGTCGATGTTTTACCATACACCGATACCTCGTCGGGTGTCTTGGTGGCGACGGGCGTCGCAGAATTTGGTATCTTAAGCGCTGTCGGATTTCACAGTCAGCGCGCGACAGGTGCGGATATGACTGTAGTGATGGCCGTTGTGCAGCATGAAACTGGGCGGTTGGTGTTCAATGGCGAACGCGACGATATCCAACGCCCAGCCGATCTGGACAGTAAGATATACGCAGGATTTGGCAGTGCTTGGGAAGAGGCGCTCATTTCTACGATCATCCGCAATGATGGTGGCAAAGGTACGTTTGATACGGTCACACTAGGCACTTCGGCCTATGAGGCACTGGCCAATGGCCGCGTTGATTTCACGCTTGAAGTCAGCACATGGGAAGGCGTGAATTCGGCTTTGCTGGACCGTCCACAACGGGCCTTTCGATATGCGGATTACGGTGTTCCAGACCAGCATACGACTTTCCTGGGTGGTAACGGGACTTGGTTGGCCGCTAACCCAGAAACAGCACGCGCATTCGTTCAGGCGGCACAGCGTGGCTATGAATACGCGGCCAAAAATCCAGCAGATGCCGCTGAAATCCTGATCGCTGAGACGGCGGGAATGTTGTCGAGACCAGAGCTGGTGCGTGCCTCAATGGAGGCTTTGGTTACGGGTGGCTATCTTCAAGACCCCGGCGAGCCTGCTGGGCTGATCGACGACGAAATGTTCGCCAACATCACGGAGTTTTTGTTTGAGGCGGGCATTCTGCGTGACGAAGACGGCACACCGCTTACAACAATGCCGGATGTCTCGAGCTGGTATACAAACGACTATCTGGCGCGTTGATAGCGGCATCATGACTGTGGGTTGGGGTTTGAATCGGTGCGATCGGGTCAAAATCCAACCCCTAGGTTTTTGATCCCCTGGTTTGATGGTGCGATCTATTCTTTGGAATGGAAGGAAGCATTATGGGACAAATACGTCATGGCTGCGCCACGACTACGCACGCCATCAGAGCAACAATACAGCGATCGCAAGCTACGACCGCAGCTTTGAGTCGAGAACTTGGTATAAATGTCAAAACGGTCTCCAAATGGCGCAAGCGCAAAACTGTAGAAGACCGCAAGACTGGCCCCACGGACCCCAGTTCGACCGTTCTCAGCGCGGGTGAAGAGGCGATGATCGTCTCTTTTCGACGTCATACGCTCCTACCGCTGGATGATTGTCTTTATGCCTTGCAGCCAACTATCCCACATCCATTGCCCGGCAGTTGCTTGCGGAGCAAGCAATGAGAGGGGGACGCGATCTTCCCTGCATCGTTGTTTGCAACGGCATGGGATATCCCGACTGCCAGATATGGAGGGCGACAAGCCGAAACGACAAAAGTTCAAACGCTATCCGATCGGATATTTTCATATCGACATTGCAGAGTTGCGCACCAACGAAGGAAAACTTTATCTCTTTGTTGCCATTCATTGCCCGGCAGTGAATCGCAAAGCGATGTCACGAGAGGGACCGAACCAGCAAGTTTGCCGTGGCACGGCTTGTAGAAAAAGCAAATCGCAAGACGGCCTGGGAGTTCCTGGAGGCTGTGCTGGAAGCGGTGCCATACAAGATCCACACAATTCTGACGGACAATGGCATTCAATTTTGTGAGCAACCACGTAACCGGAACACACCATATTCACGGCCTATGCGGTTCGACATGATCTGCGATGCCAACAGGATTGAGCACCGGCTGACCAAGCCCAACCATCCATGGACCAATGGCCAGGTTGAGCGGATGAACCGCACGATCAAGGACGCAACAGTCAAGCGGTATCACTATGACAAGCATGATCAGCTGCACACCCATCTCGCAGACTTCATAGCGGCCTACAATTTTGCTCGAAGGCTGAAGACGCTCAACGGCCTGACGCCGTACGAATACATCTGCAAGATAGGGACTTCAGAACCAGAAAGATTCATCGTTAATCCGATCCAACAGATGCCGGGACCGAACACCTAGCTGTCTATTTAGTGTTGTTGATGTTTTCGTCGGGTTTTGATTATTTATCCTATCTGAAGTGGTCCGGCAAAACTGGACAGCGTGCTAAGATGTATCCAACACGAACGAATGGATACGAGAATGACAAAGCGACGGAACTTTTCAGACAACTTTAAAGCTACTGTGGCGCTTGAGGCGCTGCGCGGTGACAAGACGGTTCAGGAGATTGCGGCCAAGCGGCAGCTCCACCCAACGCAGGTGAGCACATGGAAACGACAGGCGATCGAAGGCATGGCCGGGTTTTTTACCGACAAGGTCAAAAAGGCTGAGAACAAGGTCGGTGAGATTAAAGAGCTGCACGCCAAGATTGGTCAGTTAGCGGTGGAGAACGTTTTTTTGTCACAAGGGCTGAAGACAGGTTATTTCGCTAAAGCGAATTCACCGGGGTGAGCCCATCAAAACGCCGCGAGATGATCCGCAAAGAGAACACAAAACTGAGCCT from Octadecabacter antarcticus 307 includes the following:
- a CDS encoding TetR/AcrR family transcriptional regulator, whose amino-acid sequence is MSKPYHHGELRNALIAAGTAALEETGNADISLRETARRAGVSPTATYRHFASKETLLATIAGNGFVDLGQRFAEAEDGLAGFGRAYIGFARDRPAMFQLMFGGAYSIGTLSEGEQKVGHNAYGVLIDAVAKHAELPPDDPKVLRRAVRVWSLVHGYAMLLLDDRLPDAAQSDAFLTEMLSQN
- a CDS encoding YkoF family thiamine/hydroxymethylpyrimidine-binding protein codes for the protein MFAGAQISLYPMTDGFVDVILTSLVALDPWRDRLRIETDDISTLIVGPPEVLFPALRDLYVAAAKSGQHVVLRATLSRGCPGEPDDPICLTSALANPSEPLASRQEASLAALAATRELGQAADAQFSLYVMGEGDHMAEIMGCIDFLKQSGTFDRSKNFCTRLTGDAGPVFGTLQQAFCQFGPPDGHVTIDLTVSANSPSKR
- a CDS encoding ABC transporter permease; amino-acid sequence: MQNFLPHPTGGGLARGIPAVLSVASAFVIWEIYVRVSGISPLMLPAPSRVLGQIVLNRALLWDNTLPTITATLAGFTLSLAVAFVLSIVLDFMPCVRRALFPIFVVSQTLPLVAIAPLVVLWFGFDLTPKILLVALVTFFPMLVALVDGYESTDPEIEDLLRSMGASRRVVFRTARLPSAMPYFFAGLRISITYAVVAAIFAEYVGARAGLGIVILNAKNSFRPDLVLAAVVISSALTLVLFAITATLQRVVLRWRNVGDGR
- a CDS encoding ABC transporter ATP-binding protein; translation: MSILNMQGVGVTLGNTEVLADISMYLAQGEFVSILAPSGAGKSTIFRLLTGALRHDRGTITCDDRLLDQNTPNFAFMPQRDALMPWRRILGNLTLGLEVQGMARKDARARVVPLLSDFGLKGFEQHYPAQLSGGMRQRAALLRTIIQTRPVQLLDEPFGALDALTRTQMQTWFEERWRAARWTTLLVTHDVREAVALSDRIYVLSRRPARVIAEVAVPAARPRLGQPVHADAHALEAHLLEILLNQTGDTP
- a CDS encoding ABC transporter substrate-binding protein yields the protein MKHLLSAAFLCAALPVAAQETVSVALDWTPNTNHVGLYVAQSKGWFDEAGLDVDVLPYTDTSSGVLVATGVAEFGILSAVGFHSQRATGADMTVVMAVVQHETGRLVFNGERDDIQRPADLDSKIYAGFGSAWEEALISTIIRNDGGKGTFDTVTLGTSAYEALANGRVDFTLEVSTWEGVNSALLDRPQRAFRYADYGVPDQHTTFLGGNGTWLAANPETARAFVQAAQRGYEYAAKNPADAAEILIAETAGMLSRPELVRASMEALVTGGYLQDPGEPAGLIDDEMFANITEFLFEAGILRDEDGTPLTTMPDVSSWYTNDYLAR